The Mesorhizobium sp. NBSH29 genome has a segment encoding these proteins:
- the radC gene encoding RadC family protein: MPDENDDERGFFGEGQSKPLAKAARLTDKPHYIGHRQRLRDRFREAGPGALSDYEILEILLFRSIPRADTKERAKLLLARFGSLAEVLGAPERLIREMPGIGDAVALDLKVVAAAAQRMARGAIKGREVLASWSQVLDYCRASMAFEQREQFRILFLDKKNVLIADEVQQTGTVDHTPVYPREVVRRALELSSTAIILVHNHPSGDPTPSRADIEMTKTIIDTAKPLGISVHDHIIIGKNGHASMKGLLLI; encoded by the coding sequence GTGCCTGACGAAAATGACGATGAGCGTGGGTTTTTTGGCGAAGGGCAATCCAAGCCGCTCGCCAAAGCAGCGCGTCTGACTGACAAACCGCATTATATCGGACACCGGCAACGGCTCCGCGACCGCTTTCGTGAGGCGGGCCCGGGCGCGCTTTCTGACTATGAAATTTTGGAAATATTGCTGTTTCGGTCGATACCCCGGGCAGACACTAAGGAACGTGCCAAACTTTTGTTGGCGCGGTTCGGCTCGCTGGCCGAAGTGTTAGGCGCGCCCGAACGTCTGATCCGGGAGATGCCGGGCATTGGCGACGCGGTGGCGCTCGATCTGAAGGTCGTTGCGGCGGCGGCACAGCGCATGGCGCGCGGCGCGATCAAGGGTCGCGAGGTGCTGGCTTCGTGGTCCCAGGTGCTTGATTACTGCCGGGCATCCATGGCCTTTGAGCAGCGCGAGCAATTTCGCATCCTGTTTCTGGACAAGAAGAACGTTCTGATCGCCGATGAGGTGCAGCAGACCGGAACTGTCGACCACACGCCGGTCTATCCGCGGGAAGTGGTGCGGCGCGCGCTCGAGCTGTCGTCGACTGCTATCATCCTCGTTCACAATCACCCGTCCGGCGACCCAACACCGTCCCGGGCAGACATCGAGATGACCAAGACGATTATCGACACCGCAAAACCGCTCGGCATTTCGGTGCATGATCATATCATCATCGGCAAAAACGGGCATGCCAGCATGAAGGGCCTGCTGCTGATCTAG
- a CDS encoding amino acid ABC transporter permease: MPDWMLLMLNSLGPLLWAALIFTAPLTLLSFVFGLSLGLLVALVRLFAAAPFVVIVRFYVWIFRGTPLLVQLFLIFYGLPSVGIVLDAFPAALIGFTLNVGAYSSEIIRASISSVAKGQWEAAYAVGMSGPQAMRRTILPQALRVAVPPLSNTFISLVKDTSLAAAITVPEMFQAAQRIVATTYEPLILYVEAALIYLGLSSILSSLQVRLEARLNRYGGFLEARS, encoded by the coding sequence TTGCCTGACTGGATGCTCCTGATGCTGAATTCGCTCGGCCCGCTTTTGTGGGCTGCGCTGATATTTACGGCACCGCTTACTCTTTTGTCCTTTGTGTTCGGGCTGAGCCTCGGCTTGCTGGTTGCGCTGGTGCGGTTGTTTGCGGCTGCACCCTTCGTGGTCATTGTGCGCTTTTATGTCTGGATTTTCCGCGGCACGCCGCTGCTTGTGCAGCTCTTCCTGATCTTTTACGGGCTGCCCAGCGTCGGCATCGTACTGGATGCGTTTCCTGCTGCGTTGATCGGGTTTACGCTCAATGTCGGTGCCTATTCGTCCGAAATCATACGGGCTTCGATATCTTCCGTGGCCAAGGGCCAGTGGGAGGCCGCCTATGCTGTTGGCATGAGCGGGCCGCAGGCGATGCGCCGCACCATCCTGCCACAAGCACTCCGGGTCGCGGTGCCGCCGCTTTCCAACACTTTTATCTCCTTGGTCAAGGATACGTCGCTGGCCGCCGCTATCACCGTCCCTGAGATGTTCCAGGCAGCACAGCGCATTGTCGCGACCACTTATGAGCCGTTGATCCTCTATGTCGAGGCTGCGCTCATCTATCTTGGCCTGAGCTCTATCCTGTCGTCGTTGCAGGTACGGCTTGAAGCGCGCCTCAACCGCTATGGCGGATTTCTGGAGGCGCGGTCATGA
- the trmFO gene encoding methylenetetrahydrofolate--tRNA-(uracil(54)-C(5))-methyltransferase (FADH(2)-oxidizing) TrmFO: MTTKPIHVIGGGLAGSEAAWQAAQAGVPVILHEMRPVRGTDAHKTDSLAELVCSNSFRSDDAQTNAVGLLHAEMRLAGSLIMACGDANQVPAGGALAVDRDGFAAAVTAQLEAHPLITIQREEVPGLPPQDWDKAIIATGPLTAPSLADSIAAETGADALAFFDAIAPIIHFETIDMNVCWFQSRYDKVGPGGTGKDYINCPMDKAQYEAFIQALIDGQKTEFKKWEGTPYFDGCLPIEVMAERGIETLRHGPMKPMGLTNAHNPEVKAYAVVQLRQDNALGTLYNMVGFQTKLKHGEQVRIFRTIPGLENADFARLGGLHRNTYINSPTLLDGSLQLRSRPGLRFAGQITGCEGYVESAAIGLLAGRFAAAERLGQDLAMPPLTTAFGALLNHITGGHIVSDDEQGKRSFQPMNVNFGLFPPVEAPKSEGKRLRGREKLVEKRRAITSRALDDCREWLGTGQIAAE; encoded by the coding sequence ATGACAACAAAACCTATACACGTGATTGGCGGCGGTCTCGCCGGTTCTGAAGCTGCATGGCAGGCCGCACAGGCTGGCGTGCCGGTTATTTTGCACGAGATGCGGCCGGTGCGTGGCACCGATGCGCACAAGACGGACAGTCTGGCCGAGCTTGTCTGTTCCAATTCCTTCCGTTCTGATGATGCGCAGACCAACGCGGTTGGGCTGCTGCATGCCGAAATGCGGCTGGCCGGATCTTTGATCATGGCCTGCGGCGATGCCAATCAGGTGCCTGCCGGTGGCGCGCTGGCGGTTGATCGCGACGGATTTGCCGCTGCGGTCACGGCCCAACTGGAAGCACACCCGCTGATCACCATCCAGCGCGAAGAAGTGCCGGGTCTGCCGCCTCAGGACTGGGACAAGGCGATTATCGCCACCGGGCCACTGACAGCGCCATCGCTTGCTGATTCTATTGCGGCGGAAACCGGCGCTGATGCACTCGCATTTTTTGATGCGATTGCGCCGATCATCCACTTTGAAACCATCGACATGAACGTGTGCTGGTTCCAATCCCGGTACGATAAGGTCGGCCCCGGTGGCACCGGCAAGGATTACATTAACTGCCCGATGGACAAGGCCCAGTATGAGGCGTTCATTCAGGCGCTGATCGACGGCCAGAAGACCGAGTTCAAAAAATGGGAAGGCACGCCCTATTTCGACGGTTGCCTGCCCATCGAAGTGATGGCCGAGCGTGGGATTGAAACGCTGCGCCATGGCCCGATGAAGCCGATGGGGTTGACCAACGCGCATAACCCCGAGGTGAAAGCCTATGCGGTGGTGCAGTTGCGCCAGGATAATGCGCTTGGCACGCTCTATAATATGGTCGGCTTCCAGACCAAACTGAAGCATGGCGAGCAGGTTCGCATCTTCCGCACCATCCCGGGCCTCGAGAACGCGGATTTTGCCCGGCTTGGCGGCCTGCATCGCAACACTTACATCAACTCGCCGACGCTGCTTGATGGGTCGTTGCAGCTGCGCTCGCGCCCCGGTCTGCGTTTTGCCGGCCAGATCACCGGCTGCGAGGGCTATGTGGAAAGTGCCGCCATAGGCCTTCTCGCCGGGCGCTTTGCGGCTGCTGAACGGCTTGGCCAGGATCTGGCCATGCCGCCGCTCACCACGGCGTTTGGAGCCCTGCTCAACCATATCACCGGCGGGCATATCGTGTCTGACGATGAACAGGGCAAGCGCTCGTTCCAGCCGATGAACGTCAATTTCGGGCTTTTTCCTCCGGTCGAGGCACCCAAATCTGAGGGCAAGCGCTTGCGTGGCCGCGAAAAGCTGGTTGAAAAGCGCCGCGCCATCACGTCGCGCGCGCTTGATGATTGCCGCGAATGGCTCGGTACAGGTCAGATCGCCGCCGAATAA
- a CDS encoding DUF1127 domain-containing protein, with translation MNLIRNYRNWRRFRDTVSELSRLSNRELTDLGIVRSDIPHVARKSI, from the coding sequence ATGAACCTGATCCGCAACTACCGCAACTGGCGCCGCTTCCGTGACACCGTTTCCGAGCTGAGCCGCCTGTCAAACCGTGAACTCACCGATCTCGGCATTGTCCGCAGCGACATTCCACACGTCGCGCGCAAGTCGATCTGA
- a CDS encoding SH3 domain-containing protein, whose translation MAGFVFPKLRWLLVGAVAAGGWAATQEPVAKRAPPASQRAAISSPAPTSGRAERPVRSQPAASASTNAKQTRTDSPSPSPSPPSAPRPSALVTASIKKPDSPAAQEFYTVSRVRMREDASRQSRMLTWLEQGAMAKVLERSGKWRRVVVGGQAGWVHGDYLALPDPKAPRPNAPVEHQRTIAAAKPASSEPAKRPSLPSLFQSGKPARKAQTGDCQCPYDLMINGKQCGDNSAYKMRGRAKEACYL comes from the coding sequence ATGGCTGGATTCGTTTTTCCCAAACTCAGATGGCTGCTGGTTGGCGCGGTGGCTGCTGGCGGCTGGGCTGCAACCCAGGAGCCCGTGGCCAAGCGGGCGCCTCCGGCATCGCAGCGTGCTGCCATTTCGTCTCCAGCACCGACCAGCGGGCGGGCTGAAAGACCAGTGCGATCACAGCCAGCCGCGTCCGCGTCGACAAACGCAAAACAGACGCGCACAGATTCACCTTCGCCTTCGCCTTCGCCTCCGTCTGCGCCGCGGCCATCTGCGCTTGTCACAGCTTCGATCAAGAAGCCGGACAGCCCGGCTGCACAAGAATTTTACACCGTGTCACGTGTGCGGATGCGCGAGGATGCCAGCAGGCAATCGCGGATGTTGACCTGGCTGGAACAGGGCGCGATGGCCAAAGTGCTTGAACGGTCGGGAAAATGGCGGCGTGTCGTGGTTGGCGGACAGGCCGGATGGGTTCATGGCGACTATCTGGCCCTGCCCGACCCGAAGGCCCCGCGGCCGAATGCGCCTGTGGAGCACCAGCGCACAATCGCAGCGGCAAAACCCGCCAGCAGTGAGCCGGCAAAACGCCCTTCCCTTCCAAGCCTTTTTCAATCCGGCAAACCGGCCCGCAAGGCCCAGACCGGCGACTGCCAATGCCCCTATGATCTGATGATCAACGGCAAGCAATGCGGCGATAACAGCGCCTACAAGATGCGCGGACGCGCCAAAGAGGCGTGTTACCTCTAG
- a CDS encoding amino acid ABC transporter substrate-binding protein: MNWLKTIIAATTLQMLAAGTASAGENLDAIKAAGTFKIGTEGTYAPFTYHDTDGKLVGFDVEIGESVAKKLGVKAEFLEGKWDGLIAGLGATRYDAVINQVGITEERKQKFDFSDPYIASKAVLIVRGDNEEIKGFADLKGKKSAQSLSSNFGKIAENAGASLVGTEGFDQSIQLVLNGRADSTINDSLSFLDFKKHKPDANVKIAAEEANADYSGIIIRKGDPELLAAINAALADIKADGTYKAIAEKYFGADVSK, translated from the coding sequence ATGAACTGGCTCAAGACGATAATTGCAGCGACGACCCTCCAGATGCTGGCTGCGGGCACAGCTTCCGCGGGCGAAAATCTTGACGCGATCAAGGCTGCTGGCACATTTAAGATCGGTACTGAGGGCACCTATGCGCCCTTCACGTATCATGACACCGACGGCAAGCTTGTCGGCTTCGATGTCGAGATCGGTGAATCTGTGGCCAAGAAGCTTGGCGTCAAGGCCGAGTTTCTGGAAGGCAAATGGGACGGTTTGATCGCCGGACTTGGCGCAACGCGTTACGACGCTGTCATCAACCAGGTTGGCATCACCGAGGAACGGAAGCAGAAGTTCGATTTTTCGGACCCTTATATTGCGTCCAAAGCGGTGTTGATCGTGCGCGGCGACAATGAGGAGATCAAAGGGTTCGCTGATCTCAAAGGCAAGAAGTCGGCACAGTCCCTGTCGAGCAATTTCGGCAAGATTGCTGAAAACGCAGGTGCGTCGCTGGTTGGCACCGAGGGGTTCGACCAGTCGATACAGCTTGTCCTCAATGGCCGGGCCGATTCGACCATCAATGACAGCCTTTCCTTTCTGGACTTCAAGAAGCACAAGCCAGACGCCAATGTGAAAATTGCTGCCGAAGAGGCCAACGCCGATTATTCGGGTATCATCATCCGCAAGGGTGACCCGGAATTGCTGGCCGCCATCAATGCCGCACTGGCCGACATCAAGGCTGATGGTACCTACAAGGCGATTGCAGAAAAATATTTCGGCGCCGACGTCTCCAAGTAG
- the map gene encoding type I methionyl aminopeptidase: protein MVTYLDATTAPLRNTGQIRLYGEEAFAGMRKACNLTARCLDELASMVAPGVATETLDRFVFEFGMDHGAMPATLNYRGYTKSSCTSINHVVCHGIPDHKPLKDGDIVNIDVTYILDGWHGDSSRMYPVGEVKRAAERLMEVTHECLMRGIAAVRPGARTGAIGAAIQSFAEGERCSVVRDFCGHGVGQLFHDAPNILHYGSASEGVEMRAGMIFTIEPMINLGRAHVKVLSDGWTAVTRDRSLSAQYEHTIGVTETGCEIFTLSPKGLDRPGLAS, encoded by the coding sequence ATGGTTACCTATCTCGACGCTACGACAGCGCCCCTGCGCAATACCGGGCAAATCCGCCTCTATGGCGAAGAAGCCTTTGCCGGCATGCGCAAGGCCTGCAATCTTACGGCGCGCTGCCTGGACGAGCTTGCCAGCATGGTCGCACCGGGCGTCGCAACGGAGACGCTTGACCGGTTTGTATTCGAGTTCGGCATGGACCACGGCGCGATGCCGGCAACACTCAACTATCGCGGCTATACGAAATCATCCTGCACGTCGATCAACCATGTGGTGTGCCATGGAATTCCCGACCATAAGCCTTTGAAGGACGGCGATATCGTCAACATCGACGTCACCTATATTCTCGACGGCTGGCATGGCGATTCCAGCCGCATGTACCCGGTCGGAGAGGTCAAGCGGGCAGCCGAGCGCCTGATGGAAGTGACGCATGAATGCCTGATGCGGGGTATTGCGGCTGTACGTCCCGGAGCGCGAACCGGTGCCATCGGTGCCGCGATCCAGAGCTTTGCCGAGGGCGAACGTTGCTCGGTGGTGCGCGATTTCTGCGGCCACGGCGTTGGCCAGCTGTTTCATGATGCACCCAACATTCTGCACTATGGCAGCGCCTCCGAGGGTGTCGAAATGCGAGCCGGTATGATCTTTACCATCGAGCCGATGATCAATCTCGGCCGCGCGCATGTGAAAGTGCTTTCCGATGGGTGGACTGCGGTCACCCGTGATCGCTCGCTGTCAGCGCAGTATGAACACACTATCGGCGTTACCGAGACCGGTTGCGAAATCTTCACGCTTTCCCCCAAGGGGCTCGACCGACCCGGTTTGGCATCTTAG
- a CDS encoding DUF1127 domain-containing protein: MNLIRNFRNWRRYRDTVNELDRLSNRELSDLGISRGDIPYVARKSV, translated from the coding sequence ATGAACCTCATTCGCAATTTTCGTAACTGGCGCCGCTACCGTGACACGGTCAATGAGCTGGACCGCCTTTCGAACCGTGAACTGTCGGACCTCGGCATCAGCCGCGGCGACATTCCTTACGTAGCCCGCAAGTCGGTCTAA
- a CDS encoding amino acid ABC transporter ATP-binding protein produces the protein MIELSAIEKRFGDNLVLKGVSAQIGEGTVTALVGPSGGGKSTLLRCINLLEIPTSGTVRIGDEALSFSPGKKPSSSDIRRLRRQTGMVFQNFQLFPHRTALENVTEGLTTVLKWSVEKARAHAMELLEKVGMAQKADAWPATLSGGQQQRVAIARALAPSPRVLLCDEPTSALDPELSGEVVEVLGKLATEGTTMVMATHDLRLAANIANSVIFLEAGEIVETGSAKDVFENPQRERTKRFITTLTQK, from the coding sequence ATGATCGAGCTATCTGCCATCGAGAAACGATTTGGCGACAATCTCGTCTTGAAAGGCGTTAGCGCGCAGATCGGCGAAGGCACGGTTACAGCTTTGGTGGGCCCGTCAGGTGGCGGCAAGAGCACGCTTTTGCGCTGCATCAACCTGCTGGAAATCCCCACATCGGGAACGGTACGGATTGGCGATGAAGCGCTCTCATTTAGCCCCGGCAAGAAGCCGTCTTCCTCCGACATACGGCGATTGCGGCGTCAGACAGGCATGGTGTTCCAGAATTTCCAGCTGTTTCCACATCGCACAGCACTTGAAAATGTCACCGAGGGGCTGACGACTGTCTTGAAATGGTCAGTTGAGAAAGCGCGTGCGCACGCAATGGAATTGCTGGAGAAGGTTGGCATGGCACAGAAGGCGGATGCCTGGCCGGCGACACTTTCCGGCGGGCAACAGCAGCGCGTTGCCATTGCGCGCGCACTGGCGCCCTCGCCGCGCGTTCTGCTGTGTGATGAACCGACATCCGCGCTCGACCCGGAGCTTTCCGGTGAGGTGGTTGAGGTTTTGGGCAAGCTCGCAACTGAGGGCACCACCATGGTGATGGCCACGCATGACCTGAGGCTTGCCGCCAACATTGCCAATTCGGTGATTTTTCTCGAGGCTGGCGAGATTGTTGAAACCGGTTCGGCGAAAGATGTGTTCGAAAACCCGCAGCGCGAACGCACCAAACGATTTATTACAACGCTGACGCAAAAATAG
- the tig gene encoding trigger factor gives MQVTETLNSGLKREIKVIVPASDLEAKLVARLSDAKGKARINGFRPGKVPMQHMRKMYGKSFMAEVVNEILTSSTREILAERGEKSAMQPEVVMTEDEKEAEKILAGGVDFEFKLNYEVIPAIEIKDFSGVSVTRQVYDVPEADIEEQVRKVTADAREYEVKQGKADLWDKVTINYLGKVDGEPFDGGTAEGSDLILGSGQFIPGFEEQLVGLKAGDEKVISVKFPDAYQAAHLAGKDATFDVKVNEVSKPDSTEVNDEIAKKLGVESADRLREIIRGQIESQFGQMTRQKVKRELLDALDGTYQFDAPSNLVEAEFDNIWNQVNRDLQEAGRSFADEETTEEEARAEYRRLAERRVRLGLVLAEIGEKAKVQISDEEMQRALFETVRRFPGNQQQEIFEFYRGNPQALSSIRAPLFEEKVVDHLLTQISVTDKKVSKEELLADDEPAEGAAKAKKAAPKKKAEPKAKAETSDDAEPKKAAPKKKAAAKDAE, from the coding sequence ATGCAGGTAACCGAGACACTCAATTCAGGCCTCAAGCGCGAGATCAAGGTCATCGTGCCTGCCAGCGATCTTGAAGCAAAACTGGTGGCCCGGCTGTCGGACGCCAAGGGCAAGGCCCGCATCAATGGCTTCCGTCCTGGCAAGGTGCCGATGCAGCACATGCGCAAAATGTACGGCAAATCCTTCATGGCTGAGGTCGTGAACGAGATTTTGACATCCTCGACCCGCGAAATTCTGGCCGAGCGCGGCGAAAAGTCCGCCATGCAGCCAGAAGTGGTGATGACCGAAGACGAGAAGGAAGCCGAAAAGATCCTCGCCGGCGGCGTCGATTTCGAGTTCAAGCTCAACTACGAAGTGATCCCCGCGATCGAAATCAAGGATTTTTCGGGCGTCAGCGTCACCCGCCAGGTTTATGATGTTCCTGAGGCTGATATCGAAGAGCAGGTCCGCAAGGTCACTGCCGACGCGCGCGAGTACGAAGTTAAGCAGGGCAAGGCCGATCTCTGGGACAAGGTCACCATCAACTATCTCGGTAAGGTCGACGGCGAACCTTTCGACGGCGGTACGGCTGAAGGCTCAGACCTTATTCTCGGTTCCGGCCAGTTCATTCCTGGCTTCGAGGAGCAGCTTGTCGGCCTGAAGGCTGGTGACGAGAAGGTCATCTCGGTAAAGTTCCCTGACGCCTATCAGGCGGCCCATCTTGCCGGCAAGGACGCGACCTTTGATGTTAAGGTGAACGAGGTTTCCAAGCCAGACAGCACCGAAGTCAATGATGAGATCGCCAAGAAGCTCGGCGTCGAATCGGCAGATCGCCTGCGGGAGATCATCCGCGGCCAGATCGAGAGCCAGTTTGGCCAGATGACCCGCCAGAAGGTAAAGCGCGAGCTGCTCGACGCGCTTGATGGCACCTACCAGTTCGACGCGCCCTCGAACCTTGTTGAGGCCGAGTTCGACAACATCTGGAATCAGGTCAACCGCGATCTCCAGGAGGCTGGTCGCAGCTTTGCCGACGAAGAGACGACTGAGGAAGAAGCCCGCGCCGAATATCGTCGCCTGGCAGAGCGCCGCGTCCGCCTCGGGCTGGTGCTTGCCGAGATCGGCGAAAAGGCAAAGGTTCAGATCAGCGACGAGGAAATGCAGCGCGCGCTGTTCGAGACCGTTCGCCGGTTCCCGGGCAACCAGCAGCAGGAAATCTTCGAGTTTTACCGTGGCAACCCGCAGGCATTGAGCAGCATTCGTGCGCCGCTGTTTGAGGAAAAGGTGGTTGACCATCTGCTCACGCAGATTTCGGTGACCGACAAGAAGGTTTCGAAAGAAGAGCTTCTTGCCGACGACGAACCTGCCGAGGGCGCTGCGAAAGCCAAGAAGGCTGCGCCAAAGAAGAAGGCCGAGCCAAAGGCAAAGGCTGAAACTTCAGACGATGCCGAGCCCAAGAAGGCCGCACCGAAGAAGAAAGCAGCAGCTAAAGACGCCGAATAA
- a CDS encoding phytoene/squalene synthase family protein — protein sequence MDMASEQFLPGLKALDPDRYLSTLYAPPEKREALAVLYTFNAEIAAVRDRVREPLPGEIRLQWWRDIVEAQTPASGHPLAEALLAVIAQEQLPPNAFSNMLEARIFDLYNDPMPSRNDLEGYCGETASAVIQLAAQILDRQAAPAFAETAGHAGCAQAIVGLIRLLPMHRSRGQCFVPADILSAAGCTVEELLAGAPPAASAVEAMAALASQHLTTFEESASRLPQTLRPAYLPLAVTGIYRDRIVRSPMSALTQPVPVSLLRRQFRLLVRAARGW from the coding sequence ATTGATATGGCATCGGAACAGTTTTTACCTGGCCTGAAGGCGCTTGATCCGGACCGTTATCTCAGCACGCTGTATGCGCCGCCGGAAAAGCGCGAGGCGCTGGCAGTACTCTACACCTTCAACGCTGAAATAGCCGCTGTGCGCGACCGTGTCCGCGAACCGCTGCCGGGTGAAATCCGGCTGCAATGGTGGCGCGATATTGTGGAAGCGCAAACGCCCGCATCCGGCCACCCGCTGGCAGAGGCGCTATTGGCGGTGATTGCGCAGGAGCAACTACCACCAAATGCGTTTTCGAACATGCTCGAAGCGCGGATTTTTGACCTCTACAATGATCCGATGCCATCGCGAAATGATCTTGAGGGCTATTGCGGTGAGACGGCGTCAGCGGTCATTCAATTGGCTGCACAGATTTTGGACAGGCAGGCAGCACCCGCCTTCGCCGAGACAGCAGGCCACGCCGGCTGCGCGCAGGCGATTGTTGGTCTAATCCGCCTATTGCCCATGCACCGGTCCCGCGGCCAGTGTTTTGTGCCAGCAGATATCCTTTCAGCTGCCGGCTGCACTGTGGAGGAGTTGCTTGCAGGCGCACCACCTGCCGCGAGCGCGGTGGAAGCCATGGCGGCGCTGGCCAGCCAGCATCTCACAACCTTTGAGGAAAGCGCGTCGCGTCTGCCCCAAACCTTGCGCCCGGCCTATCTGCCGCTCGCGGTGACGGGCATCTATCGCGACCGCATCGTGCGGAGCCCGATGTCTGCGCTGACGCAGCCGGTGCCGGTCAGCCTGCTGCGCCGCCAGTTCAGGCTTTTGGTTCGCGCTGCACGAGGCTGGTAG